From the genome of Penicillium oxalicum strain HP7-1 chromosome VII, whole genome shotgun sequence:
ACCAACAAGAGCTTCACTGTTTTGGAACAATCCTGCCTTCAGACTGATGACGATGAATTGCATCCCAGGGGCAGCGTGGTCGTGGATATAGTTGGCGATGCGAGCAACGTTGGTGTTATCGAGCGCAGCATCAACCTCGTCCAACACGAAGAAAGGTGACGGTTGATAAGAATGAATGGCAAATAGTAAAGCGAGTGCGGCCATGGTCTTCTCGCCACCGGAAAGATGCTCCATGTCTCGGAAACGTTTCAATGGGGGCATAGCATGATACTTAATACCATCCAAGTATGGCTCGTCGGAATCTTCGATATCCAAGTAAGCTTGTCCGCCCAAAGGATAATTGGTACTCCGAGTCAACTCGCGATAGATCGGACCAATCTGTTCAGAGATGTGCGTGAAAGCTTTGTTGAAAAGATCGGATCGTTTCTTCATGACCgcttcaaagtcttccttGGCCCGTCGAGCGTACTTGCGAGCATCCTCAAAGTCCTTCTCAGTGCTTCGGAGCTTGTTTTCAACGCTTTCCAGGCGCTCCATGGCCCTGGTGTTCGGAGCCATTTTGTCCAGTTCATTGTTGAGGGCCCGCACTTTCTCAAGCAGCTCTTCCTCAAGCTTTTCGTCGGTACCCTACACATTGAGCCGTTAATACAGAGACTCAATCAACGACTGAGTGTCAAGCCACATACCTCTTTCAGCGACTCCCCGAGGGAATCAAAATCGACTTCGATTCCGTAATCTTGCACAACAGGAGTCTCGTCCATGTCATCCCCCTCGTCCACGTCCATTGCGTCGGGATCGGCCGCACCCTGCACCAGGTCATCGATCGGAAGCTTGTCAAGGCCGTAGGAAGAGTCCGTGAGCGGAACATCAATGTCCTCAAGCTTGCATCGTCGCAGAAGTGCATATCGGCTGGAAGAATTTCGCTGTATTTCAGCCTCAAGGGCATTGATTTGCTTAAGAGTGCCTTCAATATGCTTGCTGCGCTTCTGCAGTTCTCTTCGTTGTTCGGCAAGGTTTTCAGCAGCTTGCACATAAATTTCCTTTTGCTCCTCGAGGTTTTCGCGCAACAGCTCCAGTTCTGCGTTAGACTCATCGAGCGCATTGCGGATCTCCTCTTGCTGGACCTGGAGCTCCTCGATAAGACTCAGGTCCCGCTCGTACTGAGCCTTGAGACCACTGATCCGATCATCGGTGGCTTGGATTCGCTGCTTCTCAAAGCTCAGTTGATTCTCGATACGACTCTTCTGCGTTGTGAATTCGAGTTTCTTCTGCGAAGCCTCCTCTTGCAGTGAGCCTTGCTGCGCTTCGTATTCTCGGATGTTCTCAAACCCTAAACGTTTGCAGAATTTACGATAGATCTCGTCCTCTACCGTGCTGACGGAAGCTTGGGTATTCTCAATGGTTTCGTCCAACTCATCGAGgttctctttcctctccgTATATTTCGGTCGCAAGTCTTCATGTTGACGTTTGACGAAGTCAAGCTCGCTTTTTTTGCTTTGGATGTTTCGTTCAAGTGCTTTCAACTCCTCCTTTGCGTAGCTTAATCGCTGTTCCAGACCGACGAGCTCCCCTTGGAgtgtttcttcttcagaaCCACGCCGATGGCTCTTGGGAAGAGTAGCAAGATCACCCATAAGCTTATCTTTGAGTTTGTGAAGGTTCTCAACTTCAGAGTCCTCCCAGCGCTTAGACGAATTCTGCTGTGGACCACGTCCACCGGTCATAAGGCCGCCCTTGTGGATGACGGTGCCATCTAGAGTCACAGCCTTGGCATCGACGTTTCGCTCGTAGCACAAGTACTTTGCTGTCGCAAGATCATCACAGACAATCGAATTGCCACAAGCGTAGCTGATCGCCCGAGCGACAGAATCATCGTAGTCGATGGTCTCAATGGCGGGGCGCATTCCCCTGTGCATCCCCTTCAGGTTCGAATTGAAAGCTTTCACCTGGATTGTCTCCAAGGGAATGAAAGTAGCCTGACCAGCACGCTGATCACGCAAATGCTGAATGCATTCTTTAGCGGTCTTCTCATTGTCGACCACGATCGCGTCAAAGTGACGACCGAGAACTGTGCTCACTGCGTCGGCATACTTCCTCTGCTTTGGGCGACACAAATCACTGACACGGCCTTTCACACCGGGGAAGATGCGCTTCAAGG
Proteins encoded in this window:
- a CDS encoding Structural maintenance of chromosomes protein 1, with product MGKLIRLELFNFKSYKGHHTLLFGDAYFTSIIGPNGSGKSNSMDAISFVLGIKSSHLRSTNLRDLVYRGRVLRTSKLDGEPTANGEEGEQEEDVDAMDESQDTGGANDPKTAWVMAVYEDDAGEEQQWRRSITSSGVSEYRINNRIVTAQQYNEALEEENILIRARNFLVFQGDVEAIASQSPRDLTRLIEQISGSLDYKAEYEKLKAEAEEAAEQQTVQLNRRRGINSEVKQYQEQKREAENYAKKAEERDQAIITHILWKLFHFQRLIDESSADIQKYQEELKEYRRGMEKYENNVEEAKKDHARVGRDVGKAEKNILKKEKDIEDLKNSLVPIDEKIDITQKKVERYSSRISEIDKERAAQASNAKQLEKDLKLVEKAQTQWESEWQKTMSKQGVQMSEADQQEYHKLREEVSKRSSADQLNLDNLRRQRKTEAEAVNSLKGKFESTEWQLKNLESEASTMNERKATLNDTIKTTTKEIDRKKKDLNALTSDRLKISQMRTELEEKLQVVLKKLLEADDGKKQNEREIRAKELVSTLKRIFPGVKGRVSDLCRPKQRKYADAVSTVLGRHFDAIVVDNEKTAKECIQHLRDQRAGQATFIPLETIQVKAFNSNLKGMHRGMRPAIETIDYDDSVARAISYACGNSIVCDDLATAKYLCYERNVDAKAVTLDGTVIHKGGLMTGGRGPQQNSSKRWEDSEVENLHKLKDKLMGDLATLPKSHRRGSEEETLQGELVGLEQRLSYAKEELKALERNIQSKKSELDFVKRQHEDLRPKYTERKENLDELDETIENTQASVSTVEDEIYRKFCKRLGFENIREYEAQQGSLQEEASQKKLEFTTQKSRIENQLSFEKQRIQATDDRISGLKAQYERDLSLIEELQVQQEEIRNALDESNAELELLRENLEEQKEIYVQAAENLAEQRRELQKRSKHIEGTLKQINALEAEIQRNSSSRYALLRRCKLEDIDVPLTDSSYGLDKLPIDDLVQGAADPDAMDVDEGDDMDETPVVQDYGIEVDFDSLGESLKEGTDEKLEEELLEKVRALNNELDKMAPNTRAMERLESVENKLRSTEKDFEDARKYARRAKEDFEAVMKKRSDLFNKAFTHISEQIGPIYRELTRSTNYPLGGQAYLDIEDSDEPYLDGIKYHAMPPLKRFRDMEHLSGGEKTMAALALLFAIHSYQPSPFFVLDEVDAALDNTNVARIANYIHDHAAPGMQFIVISLKAGLFQNSEALVGIYRDQVENSSKSLTLDLRKYT